GCCACGGCAATGAGCGGCTGAGCGCGCAGGGCGTCATCTCGCCCGACCCGCGCCAGCCGCCGCTCAAGCTCGACATTGCCAACTTCGATTTGGCCACGCTGACCTCCGTTATCGGCCAGCGGCTAGGGGGGCGCCTGAATATGCAGGCGGCCGTGAGCGGCGTGTATAACCAGCTGGCTATCAGTAGCACCCTCGCCGTCGATTCACTGGTATACGAGGGTACGCCCATCGGGCAGGTGGCGGGCCGGGGCGACTGGGACAATCCCAGTAGCCAGCTGCGCCTCAACCTCGACGTGGCCCGCCAGCAGCAGCGCGTGCTCACCGTGACGGGCTACCTGGCCCCGCGCTCCACTACCCAGCAGCTTAATCTGGTGGGCGAGCTTAATGATGCACCCATTGTGCTGGCGCAGCCCTTTTTGGGCAGCATTCTGCAAAACCTGGGCGGCACCGGGCGCGGGCAGCTCCAGCTCGGCGGCATGTTCAGCGCGCCCACCCTGGCCGGCGCGGTCGATGTCACGGATGGCCGCTTCACCTTCGGCTACCTGGGTACGACGTATAAGTTTGCCGACCGCATTAGCTTCACTACCACGTCGATAGCCTTTAGCAACGTGCAGCTGCGCGACGCGCAGGGCAACCTGGGCACCGTGACGGGCCTCATCCGGCACCAGGGCTTCCAGAACATGACGCTGGACATGAGCGCCAATTTTCGCAAGTTTCAGGTGCTGCATACCACCCGCCGCGACAACGACCTGTACTTTGGCACGGCCTACGCTACTGGCACGGCCACCGTGCGCGGCCCTGTCGATGACCTGGTGGTAAACGTTACCGCTACCTCCACGGCCGGCACCCGGCTAGCCCTGCCGCTCGACAACGCTGCCAAGGCCGAGCAGGCCAGCTACATCAAGTTTGTGAACCGCAACCTGGCCGACTCGGTGCGCCGCCGCCAGGCCCGGCAGGCGGCCCTCATCGCCGAGCAAAGCAAAGTTGATTTGTCGGGTATTCAGCTCAATATGAACCTGACGGTGACGCCCGATGCCTACCTGGAGATTTTGCTGGATGAGAGTACCGGCGACGTAATCCGGGGCGCGGCCACCGGGCAGCTACGGCTGGCCATCGATACGCGGGGCGATTTTAATATGTACGGGCAGGTCGAGATTGTGCGCGGCGCCTACAACTTCACCCTGCAAGGGCTGGTCAATAAAGAGTTTGTGGTGCAGCCCGGCGGCGTCATTACCTGGAACGGCGACCCGCTCGACGGCCAGATGAACGTGACGGCTACCTACACCCAGCGCACCTCGCTAGCCCCGATTTTGTCGAGCAGCGCCTCGGGCACCAGCGCGGCGGTGGTGCCCGTCACGGCCGTGATGAACCTGACGGGGCCGCTGCTGCTGCCGGTTATCAAGCTGGCGCTGGAGTTTGACGACGCGCCCAGCTCGCTGCAAAATGACCTGGCCGCTTTCATTGCCCTGCTGCGCAACGACGAGCAGGAGCTGAACCGCCAGGTATTCAGCTTATTGGTTTTCAGAACCTTATCACCCCAGAATAGCAATAGCTTTAGCGGCATCTCGCTCACCGGGCAGACCAACGCGGTGCAGAACAGCCTGGGCCAGATTATCTCGTCGCAGCTCGGCCTGCTTACCTCGCAGATTGACCAGAACCTGGAAATCGACTTCAACATCAACGGCCTCACCGCCGACCAGCTGCAAGCCTTGCAAGTCCGCCTCAGCTACTCGTTCCTGGGTGGGCGGCTGCGCCTCACCCGCGAGGGCGGCATCAGCAACTCCACGTCGTCGGCCATCAATCCTAACACCGGCCTGCCGTATTCGGCCACGCAGTCGTCGCTTATCGGCGATTTCAGCCTCGAATATTTCCTGCGGCCCGACGGGAAGTTCCGGGCCAAGCTGCGCTACGAAACCACCCCGCGCGACAACATCGTGACCACCGTAAACCAGCCCCGCGCCGGTATCTCGCTGCTGCACACCAAAGAATTTAACAACCTGCGCGAGCTTTTCGGCCGCGACAACCCGAGCCGCCGCGAGCGCGATACCCGCCGCGCCCGCGAGGTGTTGACGGTGGAAGAGGACAAGCGCACAAGCCTGTAAAATCGCCTGTCATTGCGAGCCCGCGCAGCAATCGCACCGAAACGATACCCGCGCCAGTCGTTCTACCAGGGTCGTTTGGGGGTAACTGCTGCGCAGACTCGCAATGACAGACGATATAAGGTGTCGTTCCAGTTAAAGCCAAGCGTACCTTTGCGCCCCTATGGCCCGGCCCCGCAAAAAGAAACTCGGCTCCTACCCTACCCTGCTGGTGGTGTTCAGCATCACGCTGGCGCTGACTGTCATCGGGTTATTTGGCCTGCTGCTGCTGCACGCGCATAAGCTGAGCGAGCAAGTGCGCGAAAACCTGGAGGTGCAGGTGTACCTGGAGCGTAACCTGCCCGAAACCGAGCTGCTGCGCCTGCAACAGGACCTCGAACACCAGCCCTACGTGGCCGAGGTAGGTGGCCGCCCGCAGGTGCGCTTCGTGAGCAAGGAGGAAGGCGCCCGCCAGCTCCTCGAAACCACCGGCGAAGATTTTCACAGCTTCTTGGATGATAACCCGCTGCGCGACGCCTACGCCCTCAAAATCAAGCCTGAGTACACCGATACCACGCACCTGCGCCTACTGGGCCGCAGCCTGAGCCAGCAGCGCGGCGTGTTTGAGGTGCAGTACCCCAAAAGCCTCTTTACCAGCATCAACCAAAACCTGGCCAGGGTGAGCCTGCTGCTGCTGGGCTTTGCGGCGGTGCTGGTGCTGGTAGTGGTTATTCTGATTAACAATACGATTAAGCTAGCCATGTTTTCGCAGCGGCTGCTCATTCGCTCGATGCAACTGGTAGGCGCCACGCGGTTCTTTATCCGGCAGCCATTTATCAGGCGGGCTACCTGGCAGGGGCTAGCCAGCGGCTTTCTGGCCGCGCTGCTCCTGCTGAGCTTGCTGCAATATGCTTACCTCGAAATTGCGCAGCTGCGCCTGCTGCGCGACGACCACCTCATCGGCCTGCTGCTGCTGGGCGTGCTGGCGCTGGGCACGGCCATCGGCTTTCTCAGCTCGTACTGGGCGGTGAATAAATACCTGAACGTATCGCTCGACGAGCTTTATTAACCTGCTATGCAACCAACTACTCCGGCCCCGCGCTTCGCCTTCGGCCCCCGCAACTTCCGCCTGATGTGGCTCGGCCTGGCTGTGCTGGCCGTGGGCTTCATCACCATGATGCTCGACAAGGCCGACTATGGCGAAGGCTTTTTGGGCCTCACGCTGGGGCCTATTTTGCTGTTTGTGGGCTTCGTGATTGAGTTTGCGGCCATTATGGTGCGCAGCAACCCTAGCGAGCTGGCGCCGGTAGCACCCGCTGCAGCTGCGCCCGTGGCCGATGAGTTTAAGCCGCTGGCTCTGCAGGTGCCCGGCCCGTCGGCCGCCGCGCCTACGCCCACCCCGGCGGCGCCGCGCCCGGCCAAACCCGCTTATAAGCGTCCCGGCTAGGGTCGGTTTATTCCCCCCTGTTCATTGCGAGCCTGCGAAGCAATTGCACACAACTAATTACTAAACAATGACTTACTGGCAGGCCCTCTTACTGGCCATCGTGGAAGGAATCACCGAGTTTCTACCCGTTTCCAGCACCGGCCACATGATTATTGCCTCCAAGCTGCTGGGTATTACGGCCACGCCTTTTGTGAAACTGTTCTTGGTGGTGATTCAGCTCGGGGCCATTCTGTCGGTGCTGGTGGTGTACTGGAAGCGCTTTTTTCAGAGCTTCGATTTTTACCTGAAGCTGCTGGTGGCGTTTCTGCCCATCGTGGTGGTGGGGCTAGCCCTCAAAAAGCACATCGACGCGCTGCTCGAATCGGTAACAACCGTGGCCGTAATGCTGCTGCTCGGCGGCATCGTGCTGCTGTTTGTGGACAAGTGGTTTCCGCAGGAAGACCCGCAGCACGGCGGCCACCCCGTCACGAACCCGAGTTGGAAAAAGGCCTTTGTCATCGGCCTGTTTCAGTGCCTGGCCGTGGTGCCGGGCGTGAGCCGCTCGGCGGCCACCATCATCGGCGGCCTCACCCAGAAGCTGACGCGCCGCGCGGCGGCCGAGTTTGCGTTTTTCCTGGCTATGCCCACGATGGCGGCGGCGGCCGTGAAGGATATTTACGATTACTACAAAGAAGCGCATACTCAGGGCATCACGCTAGGGCATTTGTTTTCGGGCGAGGAAGTGAAGCTGCTGCTGCTCGGCAACGTGGTGGCCTTCGTAGTGGCGCTGCTGGCCATCCGGCTTTTCGTAGGCTTCGTGACGAAGTACGGCTTCCGGGCGTTTGGCATCTACCGCATCATCGTGGGCGGGCTGCTGCTGGCTATGCTGGCGCTGGGCCTTAACCTGCAACTGGTATGAGTGAAAAAAAACAGCTGGCTGACTTTGACTTCGAGCAGGGCGAAGTGCTGCTGCTCGACAAGCCGCTGACCTGGACTTCGT
The genomic region above belongs to Hymenobacter sp. BRD128 and contains:
- a CDS encoding DUF3098 domain-containing protein, giving the protein MQPTTPAPRFAFGPRNFRLMWLGLAVLAVGFITMMLDKADYGEGFLGLTLGPILLFVGFVIEFAAIMVRSNPSELAPVAPAAAAPVADEFKPLALQVPGPSAAAPTPTPAAPRPAKPAYKRPG
- a CDS encoding undecaprenyl-diphosphate phosphatase, translated to MTYWQALLLAIVEGITEFLPVSSTGHMIIASKLLGITATPFVKLFLVVIQLGAILSVLVVYWKRFFQSFDFYLKLLVAFLPIVVVGLALKKHIDALLESVTTVAVMLLLGGIVLLFVDKWFPQEDPQHGGHPVTNPSWKKAFVIGLFQCLAVVPGVSRSAATIIGGLTQKLTRRAAAEFAFFLAMPTMAAAAVKDIYDYYKEAHTQGITLGHLFSGEEVKLLLLGNVVAFVVALLAIRLFVGFVTKYGFRAFGIYRIIVGGLLLAMLALGLNLQLV
- a CDS encoding ABC transporter permease, which produces MARPRKKKLGSYPTLLVVFSITLALTVIGLFGLLLLHAHKLSEQVRENLEVQVYLERNLPETELLRLQQDLEHQPYVAEVGGRPQVRFVSKEEGARQLLETTGEDFHSFLDDNPLRDAYALKIKPEYTDTTHLRLLGRSLSQQRGVFEVQYPKSLFTSINQNLARVSLLLLGFAAVLVLVVVILINNTIKLAMFSQRLLIRSMQLVGATRFFIRQPFIRRATWQGLASGFLAALLLLSLLQYAYLEIAQLRLLRDDHLIGLLLLGVLALGTAIGFLSSYWAVNKYLNVSLDELY